In a single window of the Euleptes europaea isolate rEulEur1 chromosome 4, rEulEur1.hap1, whole genome shotgun sequence genome:
- the SREK1IP1 gene encoding protein SREK1IP1 has translation MALPGGNKDNIRAGCKKCGYPGHLTFECRNFLRVDPKRDIVLDVSSTSSEESEEEELSKLQAAPEKKSIAEEEDKKRAKKKSKEKSKLKKGRKRSYSSSTTEEDETKSKKQKYHKKEKKEKKSKSKKRKHHKKEKKKRKKRRDSSSDSSDSSSSD, from the exons ATGGCGCTGCCAG GAGGAAATAAAGACAACATTAGGGCAGGATGCAAAAAATGTGGCTATC CGGGCCACCTTACATTTGAATGCCGAAACTTTCTCCGggtggacccaaaaagagatATTGTTTTAGATGTCAGCAGTACGAGCAGCGAGGAGAGCGAAGAGGAGGAGCTGAGTAAGCTGCAGGCGGCACCGGAGAAGAAAA GTATTGCTGAGGAAGAAGATAAGAAAAGAGCTAAGAAGAAAAGCAAGGAGAAATCAAAactgaagaaaggaaggaagag ATCTTATTCATCAAGTACCACAGAAGAGGATGAGACCAAGTCAAAAAAACAGAAATAccataaaaaggaaaagaaggagaaaaagagtaaatccaagaaaagaaaacatcacaaaaaggagaagaaaaagagaaagaagagaagagaCTCCTCTTCTGATAGTTCAGACTCTTCTAGCAGTGACTGA